From a single Candoia aspera isolate rCanAsp1 chromosome 2, rCanAsp1.hap2, whole genome shotgun sequence genomic region:
- the LOC134492381 gene encoding zinc finger protein 436-like yields the protein MSSKRAKRNVAQRKPLKAQVPSGIETKEAKPTLRGNRHKGTTLLQKTFLGKTPSVCAECGKSFRKSSELVCHQGAPKKEKAYQCLQCWKAFCRSSTFRRRQQLHLDKEPCECMDCGERFPDSLALAQHQQTQVDLQPCQCIDCGKTFSLGSYPYQCPKSPLEKQQSRSSQYDKAGRGSSASRETKGGKAPQTFALETPHTCAECWQSFSQTSDLVKHMRIHTGEKPYACNHCGKRFNVSSNLIRHKRIHTGEKPYACPVCGKSFTDKSTLTQHNRIHTGEKPYTCSYCGKSFSRSSHHKRHQRIHVEEHAERACYGSHLLKSFTWRDCRSVPSLQ from the coding sequence ATGTCATCCAAAAGAGCCAAGAGAAATGTGGCCCAGAGGAAGCCCTTGAAGGCCCAGGTGCCAAGCGGGATAGAGACAAAAGAGGCCAAACCCACTCTCCGTGGAAACAGGCACAAAGGCACCACCCTGCTCCAGAAAACCTTCCTAGGGAAGACACCCAGTGTCTGTGCCGAATGCGGGAAAAGCTTCCGAAAGAGCTCAGAGCTGGTCTGCCACCAAGGGGCCCCCAAGAAAGAGAAGGCCTATCAGTGCCTCCAATGTTGGAAGGCCTTCTGCAGGAGCTCCACTTTCAGGAGACGCCAGCAGCTGCATTTAGACAAGGAGCCCTGCGAGTGCATGGACTGTGGAGAAAGATTTCCCGACAGCTTGGCTTTGGCCCAGCACCAGCAGACCCAGGTGGACCTCCAGCCTTGTCAGTGCATCGATTGCGGGAAAACGTTCAGCCTTGGTTCCTATCCCTATCAATGCCCCAAGAGCCCCCTGGAAAAGCAGCAATCCAGGAGCAGTCAGTATGACAAGGCTGGCCGTGGTTCAAGTGCCAGCAGGGAAACCAAAGGTGGGAAGGCTCCACAGACATTTGCTCTGGAGACCCCCCACACGTGTGCGGAATGCTGGCAGAGCTTCAGCCAGACCTCGGACCTGGTCAAGCACATGCgcatccacacgggggagaagccctacGCGTGCAACCACTGTGGCAAGCGCTTCAACGTCAGCTCCAACCTCATCCGGCAcaagaggatccacacaggggagaagccctacGCCTGCCCTgtctgtgggaagagcttcaccGACAAATCCACCCTCACCCAGCATAACCGCatccacacgggagagaaaccgtACACCTGTAGCTACTGCGGGAAAAGCTTCAGCCGGAGCTCCCACCACAAGAGGCACCAGCGGATCCATGTGGAAgagcatgcagagagggcatgctacggatcccatctgttaaagagtttcaCCTGGCGGGATtgcagaagtgtgccttctctgcaatag